In Zingiber officinale cultivar Zhangliang chromosome 1A, Zo_v1.1, whole genome shotgun sequence, a genomic segment contains:
- the LOC122038439 gene encoding protein GDAP2 homolog: MMYRSVAESATRGGTASDSGDVVVTLDQLPCWNDADQRYYVAGGLSSPLSYFSDPLTSPSVADSGGKSRFPVDHEINSKIYLWRGNPWNLEVDAVVNSTNENLDEAHSSLGLHAAAGPDLAEECASLGGCRTGMAKITNAYDLPSRKVIHTVGPKYAVKYHTAAENALSHCYRSCLEILIENGLQSIATGCIYTEAKTYPREPAAHVAIRTVRRFLEKQKDKITVVVFCTTTSIDTEIYRRLLPLYFPRDKHEEEIAVSKLPTDVGDENGGTVIDERKIRIKPLPAPSVSKASTSTISLDPPFSDVGLTLRCQNPISLESYLDPTFMSLIKDPDQRRKERQEKVAETQNDFNCAKLLGYGDLSGPPLSAAEEFSLHSRYLAKANSLNLTDIAEMKIVYRGGVDCEGRPVMVVIGAHFLLRCLDMERFVLYVVKEFEPLIQKPYSIVYIHSAASLQVQPDLGWMKRMQQVLGRKHKKNLHAIYALHPTLGLRTAIFALQLLVDGEVWKKIVYVDRLLHLFRYVPREQLTIPDFVFQHDLEVNGGKGFIVDPRTKYIYQRTSA; encoded by the exons ATGATGTACCGGAGCGTGGCTGAAAGCGCCACGCGCGGTGGGACGGCCTCGGATAGCGGAGATGTTGTGGTGACTCTCGATCAGTTGCCTTGTTGGAACGATGCAGACCAAAGGTATTACGTTGCTGGGGGTCTGTCGTCGCCGCTGTCATACTTCTCCGACCCTCTCACTTCGCCTTCTGTAGCTGATTCCGGGGGGAAATCGAGGTTCCCTGTGGATCACGAAATCAATTCCAAGATTTATCTTTGGCGTGGAAACCCATGGAATCTGGAGGTTGATGCGGTTGTGAATTCCACTAATGAG AACTTGGATGAAGCACATAGCAGCCTTGGCTTACATGCTGCTGCTGGCCCTGATCTTGCAGAAGAATGTGCATCTTTG GGTGGTTGTCGAACTGGAATGGCTAAAATTACTAACGCTTATGATCTCCCTTCTAG AAAAGTTATTCATACAGTCGGCCCCAAGTATGCTGTCAAGTACCATACAGCCGCAGAAAATGCTCTTAGCCATTGCTATCGTTCTTGCTTAGAGATTCTTATTGAAAATGGATTACAAAG TATTGCAACTGGATGTATTTATACTGAGGCCAAAACCTATCCTCGTGAGCCAGCTGCACATGTTGCCATAA GAACTGTTAGGCGTTTTCTGGAGAAACAAAAAGACAAAATTACTGTAGTTGTTTTTTGTACCACCACATCAATTGATACAGAAATATATAGAAG GTTGCTTCCACTTTACTTTCCGAGGGATAAGCATGAAGAAGAGATTGCTGTGTCAAAACTTCCAACAGATGTTGGAGATGAGAATGGTGGGACGGTTATTGATGAAAGGAAAATCAGAATAAAACCTTTGCCTGCACCTTCTGTGTCCAAGGCATCTACTTCAACAATCTCTTTAGATCCTCCATTTTCTGATGTTGGATTGACTCTGAGATG CCAGAACCCTATCAGCTTGGAATCCTACCTCGATCCTACATTTATGTCATTGATTAAGGATCCTGACCAGAGAAGGAAAGAGCGGCAAGAAAAGGTTGCTGAAACACAAAATGATTTTAATTGTGCTAAGCTTCTTGGATATGGTGATCTTAGTGGCCCACCACTCTCTGCTGCTGAAGAGTTTTCTCTCCATTCAAGATATCTTGCCAAAGCAAATTCTCTTAATCTGACAGATATTGCTGAAATGAAGATAGT TTATCGTGGTGGTGTAGACTGTGAAGGAAGGCCTGTCATGGTTGTCATAGGAGCTCATTTTCTTTTGCGGTGCCTTGATATGGAGCGATTTGTACTGTATGTTGTAAAG GAGTTTGAACCCTTGATTCAGAAACCGTACAGCATTGTTTACATTCACTCTGCAGCCTCTTTGCAAGT GCAACCGGATTTGGGTTGGATGAAGCGGATGCAACAAGTATTGGGTCGAAAACACAAGAAAAATTTGCAT GCTATATATGCCTTGCATCCGACACTGGGATTAAGGACAGCAATATTTGCTCTGCAGCTTTTGGTGGACGGAGAG GTATGGAAGAAAATTGTATATGTGGACCGACTCTTGCATTTGTTCAGATATGTTCCTCGTGAGCAGTTGACCATCCCTGACTTTGTCTTCCA GCATGATCTTGAAGTAAATGGAGGGAAAGGCTTCATCGTTGATCCAAGAACAAAATATATCTATCAAAGAACATCTGCATGA